One Prunus dulcis chromosome 8, ALMONDv2, whole genome shotgun sequence DNA window includes the following coding sequences:
- the LOC117637150 gene encoding xyloglucan galactosyltransferase MUR3: MRRRSPTSVPSEQMEKGTGKSQNTRICFLASLSVFFWMLLLYFHFVVLGGSTVDQSVKLQLQAGPVYTELKPTRVTSDPQKENQNTESKPIHVTSDHQMDNQNTVSAPIRVTDDHQVDNQNTESTPTVVAPAAHQTESPAKAIQIHEAEKYPFMKALRTAENKNDPCGGRYIYLHDLPPRFNEDMLKECRSLSLWTNMCKFTTNAGLGPPLENAEGVFGDTGWYATNQFAVDVIFSNRMKQYECLTNDSSVAAAIFVPFYAGFDIARYLWGFNISRRDAASLDLVDWLMKRPEWGIMGGKDHFLVAGRITWDFRRLSEEDSDWGNKLLFLPAAKNMSMLVVESSPWNANDFGIPYPTYFHPAKDADVFIWQERMRRLKRDWLFSFAGAPRPGNPKSIRGQIIDQCRNSKVGKLLECDFGESKCHSPSSIMQMFQSSLFCLQPQGDSYTRRSAFDSMLAGCIPVFFHPGSAYTQYTWHLPKDYTKYSVFIPENDIRKRNVSIEETLRRIPPEQLKKMREEVIKLIPSLVYADPRSKLGVFKDAFDVSVQAIINKVTKLRMDILEGRTDDNFIEENSWKYALLEEGQREVGPHEWDPFFSKPKDGEGDSGGTSAEAAKNSWHNEQRQHQSSGR, encoded by the coding sequence ATGAGACGCCGCTCTCCGACCAGTGTACCATCCGAGCAAATGGAGAAGGGGACAGGAAAGAGTCAGAATACAAGAATCTGTTTCTTGGCCTCATTGTCTGTGTTCTTCTGGATGTTACTGTTGTACTTCCATTTTGTTGTGCTTGGAGGTAGTACCGTAGATCAATCTGTCAAATTACAGTTACAAGCCGGTCCTGTTTACACAGAATTGAAGCCTACCCGTGTAACTAGTGATCCtcagaaagaaaaccaaaacactGAATCGAAACCTATCCATGTAACCAGTGATCATCAGATGGACAACCAAAACACTGTATCGGCACCTATCCGTGTAACCGATGATCATCAGGTGGACAACCAAAACACAGAATCAACCCCTACCGTTGTAGCCCCAGCTGCTCATCAAACGGAGTCCCCTGCAAAAGCCATCCAGATTCATGAAGCGGAGAAATATCCGTTCATGAAAGCATTGAGAACTGCTGAAAACAAGAATGATCCATGTGGTGGGAGATATATTTATTTGCATGACCTTCCCCCGAGGTTTAATGAGGATATGCTGAAGGAGTGTAGGAGTTTAAGCCTTTGGACAAACATGTGCAAGTTCACAACTAATGCTGGACTTGGTCCTCCACTTGAGAATGCTGAGGGGGTGTTCGGGGATACGGGTTGGTATGCCACGAATCAGTTTGCCGTGGACGTCATATTTAGCAATCGGATGAAGCAATATGAGTGCTTGACAAATGATTCATCTGTCGCAGCAGCTATATTTGTTCCCTTTTATGCCGGGTTTGACATTGCCCGGTACCTTTGGGGATTCAATATATCAAGGAGGGATGCGGCTTCTCTCGATCTGGTTGATTGGCTTATGAAGAGGCCAGAATGGGGCATTATGGGTGGCAAAGACCATTTTCTTGTTGCTGGAAGGATAACATGGGATTTTAGGAGACTGTCAGAGGAAGATTCAGATTGGGGTAACAAGCTTCTCTTTTTACCAGCTGCTAAGAATATGTCCATGCTTGTGGTCGAATCTAGCCCATGGAATGCTAATGATTTTGGTATTCCATATCCCACATACTTCCATCCAGCTAAAGATGCTGATGTTTTCATCTGGCAGGAGCGCATGAGAAGATTAAAGCGTGATTggcttttctcttttgctgGTGCCCCACGTCCTGGCAATCCCAAGTCGATTAGGGGGCAGATCATTGATCAATGCAGGAATTCAAAGGTTGGCAAGCTTTTGGAATGTGATTTTGGGGAAAGCAAGTGTCATTCTCCAAGCAGTATAATGCAGATGTTTCAGAGCTCCCTTTTCTGCCTGCAACCACAGGGCGATTCGTACACACGGAGATCTGCTTTTGATTCAATGTTGGCTGGTTGCATACCTGTCTTCTTCCATCCTGGGTCCGCATACACACAATATACTTGGCATCTCCCAAAAGATTATACAAAGTATTCAGTGTTCATCCCAGAAAATGACATTCGTAAGAGGAACGTTAGCATTGAGGAAACGCTAAGAAGAATTCCTCCCGAGCAGTTGAAGAAAATGAGGGAGGAAGTTATTAAACTTATTCCAAGTCTGGTATATGCTGATCCTCGCTCTAAGTTGGGGGTTTTTAAAGATGCCTTTGATGTTTCTGTACAAGCAATTATTAACAAAGTTACAAAGTTGAGGATGGACATCCTTGAAGGTCGTACAGATGATAACTTTATTGAGGAAAACAGTTGGAAGTATGCTTTGTTGGAGGAGGGGCAACGTGAGGTAGGACCTCATGAATGGGATCCTTTCTTCTCAAAGCCAAAGGATGGCGAGGGAGATTCTGGTGGGACATCTGCTGAAGCTGCGAAAAATTCTTGGCATAATGAACAACGACAACATCAATCATCGGGCAGGTAA